In Arachis hypogaea cultivar Tifrunner chromosome 17, arahy.Tifrunner.gnm2.J5K5, whole genome shotgun sequence, a single window of DNA contains:
- the LOC140180497 gene encoding uncharacterized mitochondrial protein AtMg00810-like, whose protein sequence is MHEINRMKKVLDDAFNIKDIGKLKYFLGFEIARSKEGIVMNQRKYATDLLYEFGMTNAKPATTPMNYTTPLSKSSGTALTDLTPYRRLVGRPLYLTNTRSDISFTVNKLSQYLDCATTDHFKAALHILRYIKCAPASGIKFSAASSDLSLTGYSDSDWRTCPDTRRSVSRFCFFLGSSLVSWKSRKQTTVARSSAEAEYRAMTLATCEGRWLSYILRDFHTPIEQTDHSLLRQPVRNAYSRQPYISRKNEAYRDRLSYGER, encoded by the coding sequence ATGCATGAAATCAATCGGATGAAAAAGGTGTTGGATGATGCATTCAACATCAAGGACATAGGTAAACTTAAGTACTTTCTGGGTTTTGAAATCGCACGGAGCAAAGAAGGAATTGTCATGAATCAGCGAAAATATGCTACTGATCTCCTCTATGAATTTGGAATGACAAATGCCAAGCCTGCGACTACGCCAATGAACTACACAACTCCACTGTCCAAATCTTCAGGCACCGCATTAACTGACTTGACTCCTTACCGCAGGCTTGTTGGGAGGCCGCTGTACCTCACAAATACAAGATCAGATATTTCATTCACCGTCAACAAGTTGAGCCAGTACTTGGACTGCGCTACAACAGATCATTTCAAAGCAGCCCTGCACATCTTAAGATATATAAAGTGTGCACCAGCCAGTGGAATAAAGTTCTCTGCTGCCTCATCTGATTTGTCGCTCACAGGATACTCAGATTCCGACTGGAGGACATGTCCAGACACAAGGAGATCTGTATctagattttgtttctttttgggTTCATCTCTTGTGTCATGGAAAAGTAGGAAACAAACTACAGTTGCTAGATCATCAGCAGAAGCGGAGTATAGAGCTATGACTTTGGCAACATGTGAGGGAAGGTGGCTTAGCTACATACTTCGAGACTTTCATACCCCCATTGAGCAAACCGATCACTCTTTACTGCGACAACCAGTCCGCAATGCATATAGTCGCCAACCCTATATTTCACGAAAGAACGAAGCATATCGAGATAGACTGTCATACGGTGAGAGATAG